The Leguminivora glycinivorella isolate SPB_JAAS2020 chromosome 1, LegGlyc_1.1, whole genome shotgun sequence genome includes a region encoding these proteins:
- the LOC125227962 gene encoding zinc finger MYM-type protein 3 isoform X2: MEEKESIPENSMEAVSEASGDKVSAEDETHPKKLEEPQESDNKDADTNNSDKAEISDVGKATDSNGDSVNDPVSDKDGDSELQNHVQHESESVSDSDKVTNADNTDEPAAEAAEEETTKDEIKPEEAESAETIDDLPHKIETPEESNSQESASQDSTQELQEASQDAETTSQTQDVDEKPSDNQETTHGERKEHLVGKPEFETAPNVQDEPQEDHTQALDPFDALLKDKSDSTTETSTAKPSGEVNLDDDDDHNADSSAAHDDDHTEETPLDDSGSVTELAEEPGADEEIMLLPDTEREISEADKAEAEKVLAEKRKQAEAAEAETVPKTEHDTENDADEDAEAPSESASDAPAVADAVADDHVGDKETENEPEETTEADEENLVPNDIQDIQEISQFDGTCVQCAEIKPCTYRYVDKEGDYKYICTETCLTAFQEEHPGQYNVCSKKYTVEEITPKTLTCSECEESKLCYFYYNYDGEDTNYCSLTCLHSMMADEKEKYVIKRRRMAIDEVTPSEAECLVCKETKPCSYAFKLYGEPVAVCEQTCIKELNSRENGRFHIKKKRVTRKAAAQAASASKPPLLKLKVISNATDKYLDEAYKLQPKTPAMVQAAREERERTFIRKCFQCNLQLDLENDKTLTWETMDFCNEVCLGRYQNKIGARCANCKNTVTHTSLGKYCVRFGYDIRQFCNSGCLEEFKKGLKICCYCQRDISVGHQGFLAPVGDKGQFKDFCTQICMEKFDQMSKSPLPQPVWAKCAVCSLEKGTTIEVEVSENIVQRLCSDPCFAAFKFVNNIFPDQCRWCKKYFERKSSNCFTIYETQNPDCFCSKSCMNVYISNSRHIVPCNWCKVKKYNFDMIRRVQSSGQVVMMCSLNCLNLYQVSVNAVSSRRIKCDMCKRTSLAQYHLTMSDATVRNFCTYQCVMAFQGQYSKHAPPLVPGESIDQQKAVPTGVPRRTYSGTGHKNNAVAKTQTRSTGLPVISNVQSLAAPPPLLPAMTSMTRAKAKRLQGQAQAQAQAHAHAHAQAPAPPPEPAPPAAPAAPPPPPRPPTPPPPPPPKIYNHVIVKTLPPREVANKATMSKPMMISKGVSCRPHPCTKECQTDPSLERRVLIPVPVPIYVPVPCAMWSLPFPVPVPIPIPIPTPVFIPTTRNSAKGIMKEINKIHDKMPTDPFEAELLMMAEMVAGDKKKDQSDSDTDDDNAEEGFSPVAGMDGNNAFGEDMLQMALKMATEYEDQPVDLESAMTANTITPSSHPGMPGLEGEPMHHHHMMVLEQQRAVAALRASAAPRKRAAALPAPAPAPAAARPPTRASKRRRAEPQPPPPEPPREPAEKPDANMCLKYTFGVNAWKQWVMTKNAEIEKSSIRRKPFKSEILQLTADELNYSLCLFVKEVRKPNGSEYAPDTIYYLVLGIQQYLFENGRIDNIFTDPYYEKFTDCLDEVAKKFSVLYNDSQYIVTRVEEEHLWESKQLGAHSPHVLLSTLMFFNTKHFNLVTVEEHMQLSFSHIMKHWKRNPNQPGQAKIPGSRNVLLRFYPPQSALEANSRKKKVYEQQENEENPLRCPVKLYEFYISKCPESVRTRNDVFYLQPERSCVPDSPVWYSTQPLSRAALAKMLHRVKMVKEINIALLTS, from the exons ATGGAAGAGAAAGAAAGCATTCCTGAAAACTCTATGGAGGCTGTGAGTGAAGCATCTGGGGACAAAGTCTCAGCAGAAGATGAGACACATCCCAAAAAGCTCGAAGAACCGCAAGAAAGTGATAACAAAGACGCTGATACCAATAACAGTGACAAAGCAGAAATTAGTGATGTAGGCAAAGCTACTGATAGTAATGGTGATTCTGTGAATGATCCAGTTAGTGATAAGGATGGGGATAGTGAGCTCCAGAACCATGTACAACATGAGAGTGAAAGTGTTAGTGATAGTGATAAGGTGACTAATGCAGATAATACTGACGAACCTGCTGCAGAGGCAGCAGAAGAAGAGACAACTAAGGATG AAATTAAACCAGAAGAAGCAGAAAGTGCAGAAACAATAGATGACCTGCCACACAAAATAGAAACTCCAGAAGAATCAAACAGCCAAGAATCAGCTAGTCAAGACTCTACTCAAGAGCTACAAGAAGCTAGCCAAGATGCAGAAACTACTAGCCAGACTCAAGATGTAGATGAAAAACCAAGTGATAATCAAGAGACAACCCATGGGGAAAGAAAAGAACATCTTGTTGGTAAACCTGAGTTTGAAACAGCACCAAATGTTCAGGATGAGCCTCAGGAAGATCATACGCAG gCATTGGACCCTTTTGACGCCCTTCTAAAGGACAAAAGTGATAGCACTACAGAAACATCAACCGCTAAACCAAGTGGGGAAGTTAACttggatgatgatgatgaccacAATGCAGACAGTTCTGCGGCCCATGATGATGATCATACTG AAGAAACCCCCTTAGATGACAGCGGAAGTGTTACTGAATTGGCAGAGGAACCTGGGGCAGATGAGGAAATTATGCTGTTACCTGACACTGAGCGGGAGATCTCAGAAGCTGACAAGGCTGAAGCAGAAAAAGTGCTGGCCGAGAAGAGAAAACAAGCGGAAG CTGCCGAGGCAGAGACAGTGCCCAAGACGGAGCATGACACGGAAAACGACGCGGATGAAGATGCGGAGGCACCCTCGGAATCTGCGAGCGACGCCCCTGCGGTTGCTGACGCTGTCGCCGACGACCACGTCGGCG ATAAAGAGACTGAAAACGAACCTGAGGAGACGACCGAAGCCGACGAGGAAAACTTAGTTCCCAACGACATTCAGGACATTCAGGAAATTAGTCAATTTGATGGCACCTGCGTGCAGTGCGCGGAAATTAAACCTTGCACCTACCGGTATGTCGACAAAGAGGGCGACTACAAGTACATCTGCACTGAGACCTGTCTCACCGCCTTCCAGGAGGAACACCCTGGCCAGTACAATGTCTGCTCCAAGAAGTACACTGTGGAGGAAATAACGCCCAAGACCCTCACCTGCTCAGAATGCGAAGAAAGTAAACTCTGCTACTTCTATTACAACTATGATGGCGAAGACACGAATTACTGCTCTCTTACCTGTTTACACAGTATGATGGCAGACGAAAAGGAGAAATATGTTATCAAACGCCGACGGATGGCCATCGATGAAGTAACTCCATCGGAAGCAGAATGTCTAGTCTGTAAAGAAACCAAACCCTGCTCTTACGCTTTCAAACTGTACGGCGAGCCCGTTGCTGTCTGCGAACAAACCTGCATCAAGGAATTGAATAGTAGAGAAAATGGCCGTTTCCACATTAAAAAGAAGCGTGTCACCCGCAAGGCTGCTGCGCAAGCGGCAAGTGCGTCAAAACCTCCTCTCCTGAAATTAAAAGTGATAAGCAATGCCACAGACAAATATTTAGATGAGGCATACAAACTACAGCCCAAAACACCGGCTATGGTGCAGGCAGCCAGAGAAGAGAGAGAAAGGACCTTCATCAGGAAATGCTTTCAGTGCAATTTACAACTAGATTTAGAAAATGATAAAACTTTAACGTGGGAAACCATGGACTTCTGCAATGAGGTGTGTCTGGGAAGGTATCAGAACAAGATAGGGGCGCGTTGCGCAAACTGCAAAAACACAGTCACCCACACTAGTTTAGGAAAATACTGCGTAAGGTTCGGGTATGATATCCGACAGTTCTGCAACTCTGGATGCTTGGAAGAGTTCAAGAAGGGGCTGAAGATATGTTGCTACTGTCAAAGAGATATATCGGTCGGTCACCAAGGATTCCTAGCCCCAGTAGGAGATAAGGGCCAGTTCAAGGACTTTTGTACTCAGATATGTATGGAGAAGTTTGATCAGATGAGCAAGAGCCCGCTCCCGCAGCCCGTGTGGGCGAAGTGCGCCGTCTGCTCTCTGGAGAAAGGAACAACAATAGAGGTTGAAGTTAGTGAAAATATTGTACAAAGGCTGTGCTCCGATCCATGTTTTGCTGCTTTCAAATTCGTTAATAACATATTCCCAG ATCAATGCCGATGGTGCAAGAAATACTTCGAGCGCAAATCCTCAAACTGTTTCACCATTTACGAGACTCAAAATCCCGACTGTTTCTGCTCCAAGTCGTGCATGAACGTATACATTAGCAACTCGCGGCACATCGTGCCCTGCAACTGGTGCAAAGTGAAGAAGTACAACTTTGACATGATTCGGCGGGTGCAGAGTTCGGGCCAGGTCGTCATGATGTGCTCGCTCAACTGTTTGAATCTCTATCAGGTCTCCGTGAACGCAGTGTCGTCAAGAAG AATAAAATGTGATATGTGCAAGCGAACGTCTCTGGCACAGTACCACTTAACGATGTCAGATGCAACAGTTAGGAACTTTTGCACGTATCAGTGCGTTATGGCATTCCAG gGTCAATACTCAAAACATGCGCCGCCTCTAGTACCGGGAGAATCGATCGACCAACAGAAGGCCGTGCCCACGGGCGTCCCGAGGCGGACGTACTCCGGCACGGGCCACAAGAATAACG CCGTAGCGAAGACGCAGACGCGGTCGACGGGGCTGCCGGTGATCTCGAACGTGCAGTCGCTGgcggcgccgccgccgctgctGCCGGCCATGACGTCCATGACGCGCGCCAAGGCCAAGCGGCTGCAGGGGCAGGCGCAGGCGCAGGCGCaggcgcacgcgcacgcgcacgcgcaggcgcccgcgccgccgcccgagcccgcgccgcccgccgcgcccgccgcgccgccgccgccgccgcgcccgcccacgccgccgccgccgccgccgcccaagATCTACAACCACGTCATCGTCAAGACGCTGCCTCCTCGCGAGGTGGCCAACAAGGCCACCATGTCCAAGCCGATGATGATCTCCAAGGGAGTCTCTTGCCGTCCGCACCCCTGCACTAAAGAGTGCCAGACCGACCCGAGCCTCGAGCGGCGCGTGCTCATCCCGGTCCCGGTCCCCATATACGTCCCGGTCCCGTGCGCGATGTGGTCGCTGCCGTTCCCGGTTCCGGTCCCTATACCCATCCCGATCCCGACCCCCGTGTTCATCCCGACGACGCGGAACTCGGCGAAGGGCATCATGAAGGAGATCAACAAGATCCACGACAAGATGCCGACGGACCCGTTCGAGGCGgagctgctgatgatggccGAGATGGTCGCCGGGGATAAGAAGAAGGATCAGAGCGACTCCGATACTGATGATGATAATG CTGAGGAAGGCTTTAGCCCGGTGGCGGGAATGGATGGCAACAACGCATTCGGCGAGGACATGCTGCAGATGGCTCTGAAAATGGCCACCGAGTACGAGGATCAGCCCGTCGACCTCGAGTCTGCCATGACGGCCAACACAATCACGCCGAGCTCGCACCCTGGCATGCCCG GTCTGGAGGGCGAGCCGATGCACCACCACCACATGATGGTGCTGGAGCAGCAGCGCGCGGTGGCGGCGCTGCGCGCGTCGGCGGCGCCCCGCAAGCGCGCCGCGGCGctgcccgcgcccgcgcccgcgcccgccgccgcgcgcccGCCCACGCGCGCCAGCAAGCGGCGCCGCGCCGAGCcgcagccgccgccgcccgagCCGCCGCGCGAGCCCGCCGAGAAACCCGACGCCAACATGTGTCTCAAG TACACATTCGGCGTGAACGCTTGGAAACAATGGGTGATGACAAAGAATGCCGAAATCGAGAAGAGTTCCATACGACGGAAGCCGTTCAAATCGGAGATCCTGCAGCTAACCGCCGACGAGCTCAACTACTCGCTGTGTCTGTTCGTCAAGGAGGTGCGGAAACCGAACGGCAGCGAGTACGCCCCAGACACTATTTATTATTTGGTTCTAG GTATACAGCAATATCTATTTGAAAATGGTAGGATAGACAACATATTTACGGACCCGTACTATGAAAAGTTCACGGACTGTTTGGACGAAGTTGCCAAGAAATTCTCAGTCTTATATAATGACTCCC AGTACATAGTAACGCGAGTGGAGGAGGAGCACCTATGGGAAAGCAAGCAGTTGGGAGCACATTCCCCGCATGTCCTACTGTCCACGTTAATGTTTTTCAACACTAAACATTTCAACCTTGTT ACGGTTGAAGAGCATATGCAGCTGTCATTCTCACACATTATGAAGCATTGGAAGCGAAACCCCAACCAGCCAGGGCAGGCCAAAATACCTGGCTCTAGGAATGTTTTACTGCGATTTTATCCTCCTCAATCGGCGCTTG AAGCGAATTCCAGAAAAAAGAAAGTATATGAGCAGCAAGAGAATGAAGAAAATCCTCTACGTTGTCCCGTCAAACTTTATGAATTTTATATATCCAAATG
- the LOC125227962 gene encoding zinc finger MYM-type protein 3 isoform X1, which produces MEEKESIPENSMEAVSEASGDKVSAEDETHPKKLEEPQESDNKDADTNNSDKAEISDVGKATDSNGDSVNDPVSDKDGDSELQNHVQHESESVSDSDKVTNADNTDEPAAEAAEEETTKDEIKPEEAESAETIDDLPHKIETPEESNSQESASQDSTQELQEASQDAETTSQTQDVDEKPSDNQETTHGERKEHLVGKPEFETAPNVQDEPQEDHTQALDPFDALLKDKSDSTTETSTAKPSGEVNLDDDDDHNADSSAAHDDDHTEETPLDDSGSVTELAEEPGADEEIMLLPDTEREISEADKAEAEKVLAEKRKQAEAAEAETVPKTEHDTENDADEDAEAPSESASDAPAVADAVADDHVGDKETENEPEETTEADEENLVPNDIQDIQEISQFDGTCVQCAEIKPCTYRYVDKEGDYKYICTETCLTAFQEEHPGQYNVCSKKYTVEEITPKTLTCSECEESKLCYFYYNYDGEDTNYCSLTCLHSMMADEKEKYVIKRRRMAIDEVTPSEAECLVCKETKPCSYAFKLYGEPVAVCEQTCIKELNSRENGRFHIKKKRVTRKAAAQAASASKPPLLKLKVISNATDKYLDEAYKLQPKTPAMVQAAREERERTFIRKCFQCNLQLDLENDKTLTWETMDFCNEVCLGRYQNKIGARCANCKNTVTHTSLGKYCVRFGYDIRQFCNSGCLEEFKKGLKICCYCQRDISVGHQGFLAPVGDKGQFKDFCTQICMEKFDQMSKSPLPQPVWAKCAVCSLEKGTTIEVEVSENIVQRLCSDPCFAAFKFVNNIFPDQCRWCKKYFERKSSNCFTIYETQNPDCFCSKSCMNVYISNSRHIVPCNWCKVKKYNFDMIRRVQSSGQVVMMCSLNCLNLYQVSVNAVSSRRIKCDMCKRTSLAQYHLTMSDATVRNFCTYQCVMAFQGQYSKHAPPLVPGESIDQQKAVPTGVPRRTYSGTGHKNNGKTVAKTQTRSTGLPVISNVQSLAAPPPLLPAMTSMTRAKAKRLQGQAQAQAQAHAHAHAQAPAPPPEPAPPAAPAAPPPPPRPPTPPPPPPPKIYNHVIVKTLPPREVANKATMSKPMMISKGVSCRPHPCTKECQTDPSLERRVLIPVPVPIYVPVPCAMWSLPFPVPVPIPIPIPTPVFIPTTRNSAKGIMKEINKIHDKMPTDPFEAELLMMAEMVAGDKKKDQSDSDTDDDNAEEGFSPVAGMDGNNAFGEDMLQMALKMATEYEDQPVDLESAMTANTITPSSHPGMPGLEGEPMHHHHMMVLEQQRAVAALRASAAPRKRAAALPAPAPAPAAARPPTRASKRRRAEPQPPPPEPPREPAEKPDANMCLKYTFGVNAWKQWVMTKNAEIEKSSIRRKPFKSEILQLTADELNYSLCLFVKEVRKPNGSEYAPDTIYYLVLGIQQYLFENGRIDNIFTDPYYEKFTDCLDEVAKKFSVLYNDSQYIVTRVEEEHLWESKQLGAHSPHVLLSTLMFFNTKHFNLVTVEEHMQLSFSHIMKHWKRNPNQPGQAKIPGSRNVLLRFYPPQSALEANSRKKKVYEQQENEENPLRCPVKLYEFYISKCPESVRTRNDVFYLQPERSCVPDSPVWYSTQPLSRAALAKMLHRVKMVKEINIALLTS; this is translated from the exons ATGGAAGAGAAAGAAAGCATTCCTGAAAACTCTATGGAGGCTGTGAGTGAAGCATCTGGGGACAAAGTCTCAGCAGAAGATGAGACACATCCCAAAAAGCTCGAAGAACCGCAAGAAAGTGATAACAAAGACGCTGATACCAATAACAGTGACAAAGCAGAAATTAGTGATGTAGGCAAAGCTACTGATAGTAATGGTGATTCTGTGAATGATCCAGTTAGTGATAAGGATGGGGATAGTGAGCTCCAGAACCATGTACAACATGAGAGTGAAAGTGTTAGTGATAGTGATAAGGTGACTAATGCAGATAATACTGACGAACCTGCTGCAGAGGCAGCAGAAGAAGAGACAACTAAGGATG AAATTAAACCAGAAGAAGCAGAAAGTGCAGAAACAATAGATGACCTGCCACACAAAATAGAAACTCCAGAAGAATCAAACAGCCAAGAATCAGCTAGTCAAGACTCTACTCAAGAGCTACAAGAAGCTAGCCAAGATGCAGAAACTACTAGCCAGACTCAAGATGTAGATGAAAAACCAAGTGATAATCAAGAGACAACCCATGGGGAAAGAAAAGAACATCTTGTTGGTAAACCTGAGTTTGAAACAGCACCAAATGTTCAGGATGAGCCTCAGGAAGATCATACGCAG gCATTGGACCCTTTTGACGCCCTTCTAAAGGACAAAAGTGATAGCACTACAGAAACATCAACCGCTAAACCAAGTGGGGAAGTTAACttggatgatgatgatgaccacAATGCAGACAGTTCTGCGGCCCATGATGATGATCATACTG AAGAAACCCCCTTAGATGACAGCGGAAGTGTTACTGAATTGGCAGAGGAACCTGGGGCAGATGAGGAAATTATGCTGTTACCTGACACTGAGCGGGAGATCTCAGAAGCTGACAAGGCTGAAGCAGAAAAAGTGCTGGCCGAGAAGAGAAAACAAGCGGAAG CTGCCGAGGCAGAGACAGTGCCCAAGACGGAGCATGACACGGAAAACGACGCGGATGAAGATGCGGAGGCACCCTCGGAATCTGCGAGCGACGCCCCTGCGGTTGCTGACGCTGTCGCCGACGACCACGTCGGCG ATAAAGAGACTGAAAACGAACCTGAGGAGACGACCGAAGCCGACGAGGAAAACTTAGTTCCCAACGACATTCAGGACATTCAGGAAATTAGTCAATTTGATGGCACCTGCGTGCAGTGCGCGGAAATTAAACCTTGCACCTACCGGTATGTCGACAAAGAGGGCGACTACAAGTACATCTGCACTGAGACCTGTCTCACCGCCTTCCAGGAGGAACACCCTGGCCAGTACAATGTCTGCTCCAAGAAGTACACTGTGGAGGAAATAACGCCCAAGACCCTCACCTGCTCAGAATGCGAAGAAAGTAAACTCTGCTACTTCTATTACAACTATGATGGCGAAGACACGAATTACTGCTCTCTTACCTGTTTACACAGTATGATGGCAGACGAAAAGGAGAAATATGTTATCAAACGCCGACGGATGGCCATCGATGAAGTAACTCCATCGGAAGCAGAATGTCTAGTCTGTAAAGAAACCAAACCCTGCTCTTACGCTTTCAAACTGTACGGCGAGCCCGTTGCTGTCTGCGAACAAACCTGCATCAAGGAATTGAATAGTAGAGAAAATGGCCGTTTCCACATTAAAAAGAAGCGTGTCACCCGCAAGGCTGCTGCGCAAGCGGCAAGTGCGTCAAAACCTCCTCTCCTGAAATTAAAAGTGATAAGCAATGCCACAGACAAATATTTAGATGAGGCATACAAACTACAGCCCAAAACACCGGCTATGGTGCAGGCAGCCAGAGAAGAGAGAGAAAGGACCTTCATCAGGAAATGCTTTCAGTGCAATTTACAACTAGATTTAGAAAATGATAAAACTTTAACGTGGGAAACCATGGACTTCTGCAATGAGGTGTGTCTGGGAAGGTATCAGAACAAGATAGGGGCGCGTTGCGCAAACTGCAAAAACACAGTCACCCACACTAGTTTAGGAAAATACTGCGTAAGGTTCGGGTATGATATCCGACAGTTCTGCAACTCTGGATGCTTGGAAGAGTTCAAGAAGGGGCTGAAGATATGTTGCTACTGTCAAAGAGATATATCGGTCGGTCACCAAGGATTCCTAGCCCCAGTAGGAGATAAGGGCCAGTTCAAGGACTTTTGTACTCAGATATGTATGGAGAAGTTTGATCAGATGAGCAAGAGCCCGCTCCCGCAGCCCGTGTGGGCGAAGTGCGCCGTCTGCTCTCTGGAGAAAGGAACAACAATAGAGGTTGAAGTTAGTGAAAATATTGTACAAAGGCTGTGCTCCGATCCATGTTTTGCTGCTTTCAAATTCGTTAATAACATATTCCCAG ATCAATGCCGATGGTGCAAGAAATACTTCGAGCGCAAATCCTCAAACTGTTTCACCATTTACGAGACTCAAAATCCCGACTGTTTCTGCTCCAAGTCGTGCATGAACGTATACATTAGCAACTCGCGGCACATCGTGCCCTGCAACTGGTGCAAAGTGAAGAAGTACAACTTTGACATGATTCGGCGGGTGCAGAGTTCGGGCCAGGTCGTCATGATGTGCTCGCTCAACTGTTTGAATCTCTATCAGGTCTCCGTGAACGCAGTGTCGTCAAGAAG AATAAAATGTGATATGTGCAAGCGAACGTCTCTGGCACAGTACCACTTAACGATGTCAGATGCAACAGTTAGGAACTTTTGCACGTATCAGTGCGTTATGGCATTCCAG gGTCAATACTCAAAACATGCGCCGCCTCTAGTACCGGGAGAATCGATCGACCAACAGAAGGCCGTGCCCACGGGCGTCCCGAGGCGGACGTACTCCGGCACGGGCCACAAGAATAACGGTAAAA CCGTAGCGAAGACGCAGACGCGGTCGACGGGGCTGCCGGTGATCTCGAACGTGCAGTCGCTGgcggcgccgccgccgctgctGCCGGCCATGACGTCCATGACGCGCGCCAAGGCCAAGCGGCTGCAGGGGCAGGCGCAGGCGCAGGCGCaggcgcacgcgcacgcgcacgcgcaggcgcccgcgccgccgcccgagcccgcgccgcccgccgcgcccgccgcgccgccgccgccgccgcgcccgcccacgccgccgccgccgccgccgcccaagATCTACAACCACGTCATCGTCAAGACGCTGCCTCCTCGCGAGGTGGCCAACAAGGCCACCATGTCCAAGCCGATGATGATCTCCAAGGGAGTCTCTTGCCGTCCGCACCCCTGCACTAAAGAGTGCCAGACCGACCCGAGCCTCGAGCGGCGCGTGCTCATCCCGGTCCCGGTCCCCATATACGTCCCGGTCCCGTGCGCGATGTGGTCGCTGCCGTTCCCGGTTCCGGTCCCTATACCCATCCCGATCCCGACCCCCGTGTTCATCCCGACGACGCGGAACTCGGCGAAGGGCATCATGAAGGAGATCAACAAGATCCACGACAAGATGCCGACGGACCCGTTCGAGGCGgagctgctgatgatggccGAGATGGTCGCCGGGGATAAGAAGAAGGATCAGAGCGACTCCGATACTGATGATGATAATG CTGAGGAAGGCTTTAGCCCGGTGGCGGGAATGGATGGCAACAACGCATTCGGCGAGGACATGCTGCAGATGGCTCTGAAAATGGCCACCGAGTACGAGGATCAGCCCGTCGACCTCGAGTCTGCCATGACGGCCAACACAATCACGCCGAGCTCGCACCCTGGCATGCCCG GTCTGGAGGGCGAGCCGATGCACCACCACCACATGATGGTGCTGGAGCAGCAGCGCGCGGTGGCGGCGCTGCGCGCGTCGGCGGCGCCCCGCAAGCGCGCCGCGGCGctgcccgcgcccgcgcccgcgcccgccgccgcgcgcccGCCCACGCGCGCCAGCAAGCGGCGCCGCGCCGAGCcgcagccgccgccgcccgagCCGCCGCGCGAGCCCGCCGAGAAACCCGACGCCAACATGTGTCTCAAG TACACATTCGGCGTGAACGCTTGGAAACAATGGGTGATGACAAAGAATGCCGAAATCGAGAAGAGTTCCATACGACGGAAGCCGTTCAAATCGGAGATCCTGCAGCTAACCGCCGACGAGCTCAACTACTCGCTGTGTCTGTTCGTCAAGGAGGTGCGGAAACCGAACGGCAGCGAGTACGCCCCAGACACTATTTATTATTTGGTTCTAG GTATACAGCAATATCTATTTGAAAATGGTAGGATAGACAACATATTTACGGACCCGTACTATGAAAAGTTCACGGACTGTTTGGACGAAGTTGCCAAGAAATTCTCAGTCTTATATAATGACTCCC AGTACATAGTAACGCGAGTGGAGGAGGAGCACCTATGGGAAAGCAAGCAGTTGGGAGCACATTCCCCGCATGTCCTACTGTCCACGTTAATGTTTTTCAACACTAAACATTTCAACCTTGTT ACGGTTGAAGAGCATATGCAGCTGTCATTCTCACACATTATGAAGCATTGGAAGCGAAACCCCAACCAGCCAGGGCAGGCCAAAATACCTGGCTCTAGGAATGTTTTACTGCGATTTTATCCTCCTCAATCGGCGCTTG AAGCGAATTCCAGAAAAAAGAAAGTATATGAGCAGCAAGAGAATGAAGAAAATCCTCTACGTTGTCCCGTCAAACTTTATGAATTTTATATATCCAAATG